A single Leptidea sinapis chromosome 2, ilLepSina1.1, whole genome shotgun sequence DNA region contains:
- the LOC126974769 gene encoding zinc finger protein 813-like — MVDNARAHRAGFVDAYKSDVGMRRDLNPIEHHWEISKTTSCTSAPQTIFLRKIENTIIFTVIRSILYITDKTKTVKIKKEINKMKQDIKKVNNKSLNNKSKKNCITRCVERNVIEKQYTPVLKIENDSLNSRRNTLVKKIIPATITIKEDNSRLSEKNNDKNSSTDNKDIQDQKLIENDFHNLMTPNRVNTVEKPYSCNLCSKSYKKSSHLKIHTRLHTGEKPYSCEVCDKSFNQISDLKRHNLTHTGKKMYSCHVCGKTFNVSYNLKTHNRIHTGEKPYTCNVCGKSFNQSNCLKIHIRVHTGEKPYSCDKCGKSFNRSDELKRHDTIHTGEKQYSCNVCGKSFNTSGNLKRHNTIHNKEMIYSCKLCGESFNNSADLKLHNTRIHVGEKP; from the coding sequence ATGGTGGACAATGCTCGAGCACATCGAGCGGGCTTTGTAGACGCTTACAAAAGTGACGTCGGGATGCGCCGTGACCTCAATCCCATCGAGCATCATTGGGAGATTTCTAAAACGACGAGCTGTACATCAGCCCCACAGaccatatttttaagaaaaatagaaaatacaataatttttactgtAATACGTTCTATTTTATACATTACAGATAAAACAAAAACAGTCAAAatcaaaaaagaaataaataaaatgaaacaagACATTAAAAAAGTCAACAATAAAAGCCTGAATAACAAAAGTAAGAAAAATTGTATCACAAGATGCGTGGAACGAAATGTGATTGAAAAACAATATACTCCAGTTCTAAAAATAGAAAACGACAGCTTAAACAGCAGGAGAAATACCTTGGTTAAAAAGATAATTCCAGCTACAATTACAATTAAAGAAGATAATTCTAGGCTTTCTGAAAAGAATAACGATAAGAATTCCAGTACGGACAATAAAGATATTCAAGACCAAAAGTTGATAGAGAAtgattttcataatttaatgaCCCCTAACAGAGTAAATACTGTTGAAAAGCCGTATTCATGTAATTTGTGCAGTAAGAGTTATAAGAAATCTAGTCATTTGAAGATACATACTAGactacatactggtgaaaagccatactCGTGTGAGGTATGTGATAAGAGTTTCAATCAAATTAGTGATTTAAAGAGACATAATTTAACACATACTGGTAAAAAGATGTACTCGTGCCATGTTTGTGGCAAGACttttaatgtatcttataatTTAAAGACACATAATAGAAtccatactggtgaaaagccctATACATGTAATGTGTGTGGTAAAAGTTTTAATCAGTCAAATTGTTTGAAGATACATATTAGGGttcatactggtgaaaagccatactcatgtgataaatgtggtaagagcttcaatcGCTCTGATGAATTGAAGAGACATGATAcaatacatacaggtgaaaagCAGTACTCTTGTAatgtatgtggtaagagttttaATACTTCTGGTAATTTGAAGAGACATAACACGATACACAACAAGGAAATGATCTATTCTTGTAAATTATGTGGTGAAAGTTTCAACAATTCTGCCGACTTGAAGTTACATAACACAAGAATACATGTCGGGGAAAAGCCCTAG